A genomic stretch from Candidatus Culexarchaeum yellowstonense includes:
- a CDS encoding DNA polymerase subunit beta, whose protein sequence is MDIEFSSLLEIDNVLAVLLFGSKVSDVSLARDTDICIVAPDSKDKVSLLLEVFSKIYKAGYDVWLFEELPLYMKAEVIKNHKILGCKDIYRLYDYFAKIMRIWSDQEIRIRTYVKELL, encoded by the coding sequence ATGGATATAGAGTTTTCTTCATTGCTTGAAATTGATAATGTTTTAGCTGTATTATTATTTGGATCTAAGGTTAGTGATGTATCATTAGCAAGAGATACTGATATATGTATTGTTGCACCTGATTCAAAAGATAAGGTTTCTCTTTTATTGGAAGTATTTTCGAAAATTTATAAGGCAGGTTATGACGTGTGGTTGTTTGAGGAGCTTCCGCTTTACATGAAGGCAGAGGTAATAAAAAATCATAAAATTTTAGGGTGTAAAGATATTTATAGACTTTATGATTATTTTGCAAAAATAATGAGAATCTGGAGTGATCAGGAAATAAGAATAAGGACGTATGTTAAGGAACTTCTATAG